A portion of the Streptomyces sp. NBC_00376 genome contains these proteins:
- a CDS encoding CBS domain-containing protein — protein MGAKLRARDIMSGGVQCVGAHQSLLDAAKMMRDLNIGCLPICGDNNRLTGLITDRDIVVKCCAEGIDPATVQAGSLMAKVHWIDAEADARDVLTTMEEHQIKRLPVIDVQGGHRLIGMITEANLAKNLSDEQIAEFASRVYTIAGMTGRSGD, from the coding sequence ATGGGTGCGAAACTGCGAGCGCGAGACATCATGTCCGGCGGCGTGCAGTGCGTCGGCGCGCACCAGTCGCTGTTGGACGCGGCGAAGATGATGCGCGATCTGAACATCGGTTGCCTGCCCATCTGCGGCGACAACAACAGACTCACAGGCTTGATCACGGACCGTGACATCGTCGTCAAATGCTGCGCCGAGGGCATCGACCCGGCAACTGTGCAGGCCGGATCACTCATGGCCAAGGTGCACTGGATCGATGCCGAAGCGGACGCGCGCGATGTCCTGACAACCATGGAGGAACACCAGATCAAGCGGTTGCCGGTGATCGACGTCCAGGGCGGCCACCGCCTGATCGGCATGATCACGGAGGCAAATCTTGCGAAAAATCTCAGCGACGAACAGATCGCCGAGTTCGCGAGCCGCGTGTACACGATCGCCGGAATGACCGGCCGGTCCGGGGACTGA